The Colletotrichum higginsianum IMI 349063 chromosome 2, whole genome shotgun sequence genome has a segment encoding these proteins:
- a CDS encoding Eukaryotic aspartyl protease, with protein sequence MKKTTLVAFAASLLSVDGLVLRKSESSAPKVVGLDLHRATVPYTRNRRDMLRKRGSVQASLDNLETLYFVNGSLGTPAQPMRFHLDTGSSDLWVNTASSTLCKGQGTPCSVSGTYSANDSSTYNYVGSWFNISYVDGSGASGDYVTDKFTIGGSSLTDFQFGVGYTSSSAQGILGLGYKVNEVQVGRAGLQPYDNLPAKMVAEGLIQSSAFSLYLNDLDASQGSILFGGVDTAHFEGELKTVPIQKESDAYAEFLITLTKVALGSKALEENMALAVLLDSGSSLTYLPDDMATTIFSMVGAVYQQAEGVAFIPCSAANTGANMTFTFSEATVTVPIDELVLDLVAITGKRTAFSNGVDACLFGIAPAGTGTNVLGDTFLRSAYVVYDIDNNEISLAQTKFNATSTNILEIGKGSGSVPSAVAVANPVSATNGLVRGGGGSGGGGSQNAAPSMAPLAASLLAGSVAFAAGFSLYLV encoded by the exons atgaagaagacaaCACTAGTCGCCTTTGCGGCCTCACTTTTGTCCGTCGACGGATTGGTACTCCGGAAGAGCGAGAGCAGCGCACCAAAGGTGGTGGGTTTGGATCTGCATAGAGCGACGGTACCATACACCCGCAACAGGAGGGATATGCTGCGCAAGAGAGGGTCTGTACAGGCCAGTCTGGACAATCTG GAAACCTTGTACTTCGTCAATGGCTCCCTCGGAACACCAGCACAGCCGATGCGATTTCACCTTGACACGGGTAGCAGCGATCTATGGGTCAACACCGCCAGCTCGACCCTCTGCAAAGGCCAGGGCACGCCATGTTCAGTGTCGGGCACGTACTCGGCCAACGATTCGTCAACATACAACTACGTCGGAAGCTGGTTCAACATTTCCTATGTCGACGGGTCGGGGGCGAGCGGAGACTACGTGACGGACAAGTTCACCATTGGCGGATCCTCCTTGACCGACTTCCAGTTCGGCGTGGGCTACACGAGTTCCTCGGCCCAGGGTATTCTGGGCTTGGGATACAAGGTCAACGAAGTACAGGTCGGACGTGCTGGTCTGCAACCCTACGACAACCTCCCCGCCAAAATGGTGGCCGAGGGGCTCATCCAGTCGAGCGCCTTCAGCCTGTACCTGAACGACCTGGATGCTAGTCAGGGAAGCATCCTATTCGGAGGAGTCGACACGGCGCATTTCGAGGGTGAGCTGAAGACAGTACCCATTCAAAAGGAATCCGACGCCTACGCCGAGTTTCTCATCACGTTGACAAAGGTGGCGCTTGGGTCAAAGGCTCTGGAGGAGAACATGGCTCTGGCTGTGCTGCTCGATTCGGGCTCTTCTCTCACCTACCTCCCAGACGACATGGCTACGACCATTTTCTCCATGGTCGGCGCCGTTTACCAGCAAGCAGAGGGTGTTGCCTTTATCCCCTGCTCCGCTGCCAACACTGGCGCCAACATGACATTTACCTTCTCGGAGGCCACCGTCACGGTACCTATTGACGAACTTGTTCTCGATCTGGTCGCCATCACAGGCAAGCGCACTGCCTTCTCCAACGGCGTGGATGCTTGTCTCTTTGGCATCGCGCCGGCTGGCACTGGTACCAATGTCCTGGGCGACACGTTCCTGCGCTCAGCGTACGTGGTTTACGATATCGACAACAACGAGATCTCACTGGCGCAGACCAAGTTTAACGCTACAAGCACCAACATCCTCGAGATCGGTAAGGGCAGTGGGTCCGTACCGTCCGCCGTTGCGGTTGCAAACCCCGTATCTGCCACGAACGGCCtcgtgcgaggaggaggagggtcaggggggggaggatcACAAAACGCGGCGCCATCAATGGCACCGCTGGCGGCATCATTACTTGCGGGGTCGGTTGCATTTGCGGCTGGCTTCTCGCTCTACCTCGTCTGA